One Terriglobales bacterium DNA segment encodes these proteins:
- a CDS encoding isoprenyl transferase, producing the protein MHTKVAGLDRRESEVYARLDPKRLPRHIAIIMDGNGRWAKRRHLPRIAGHRAGVAAMRSTVETAARIHLPALTLYAFSAENWKKRPPAEVQFLMALLKRYLRAEVPTLNQNNIRLEYIGRLHELPEDVQGRMAWARESTARNTGMVLTLALNYSARLELVDAFQAMAHAAANNGGLQHLQVDEEMVDRYLYTRNLPDPDLVIRTSGEMRLSNFLLWQLAYAEIYVTETLWPDFRGRQLLEALEEYQRRERRFGGIGSAHGDGASGAHS; encoded by the coding sequence TTGCACACCAAAGTAGCGGGGTTGGACCGCAGGGAGTCGGAGGTTTACGCCCGGCTCGATCCCAAGCGGCTTCCCCGGCACATCGCCATCATCATGGACGGCAATGGCCGCTGGGCCAAGCGCCGCCACCTGCCCCGCATCGCCGGGCACCGCGCGGGTGTGGCCGCGATGCGCTCCACCGTGGAGACCGCCGCCCGTATCCACCTCCCCGCCCTGACTCTGTACGCCTTCTCCGCCGAGAACTGGAAGAAGCGCCCGCCGGCCGAGGTGCAGTTCCTCATGGCCCTGCTCAAGCGCTACCTGCGCGCCGAGGTCCCTACTCTCAACCAGAACAACATCCGCCTGGAGTACATCGGGCGGCTGCACGAGCTGCCCGAGGACGTGCAGGGGCGCATGGCGTGGGCGCGCGAGTCCACCGCCCGCAACACCGGCATGGTGCTCACCTTGGCGCTCAACTACAGCGCGCGCCTGGAGCTGGTGGACGCCTTCCAGGCCATGGCCCACGCCGCCGCCAACAACGGCGGCCTCCAGCACCTGCAGGTGGACGAGGAGATGGTCGACCGCTATCTCTATACCCGCAACCTGCCCGACCCTGACCTGGTCATCCGCACCAGCGGGGAGATGCGGCTCTCCAACTTCCTGCTCTGGCAGTTGGCCTACGCCGAGATCTACGTGACCGAGACGCTGTGGCCGGACTTCCGCGGGCGGCAGCTCCTGGAGGCCCTGGAGGAGTACCAGCGGCGAGAGCGGCGCTTCGGCGGCATCGGCAGCGCCCATGGCGACGGCGCCAGCGGCGCGCACTCCTAG